In Massilia violaceinigra, one DNA window encodes the following:
- the epsC gene encoding serine O-acetyltransferase EpsC — MKNDIPEPAGARAPHWNLGPVIEELRVSREATHNIRHHGRVRELPSREALTVIVNGLSAALFPTHYGRPNLTDESIDYFVGDTLTTTVNRLVEQVRRGLLFSAQPDDASEEALVQKAGAITRDFAAGLPGIRALLVSDVQAALAGDPAATSVAEIMLCYPGTIAILYHRFAHRLHQLGVPFLARLVSDIGHSLTGIDIHPGARIGGSFFIDHGTGVVIGETAIIGQRVRLYQAVTLGAKRFPAEENGTLIKGVARHPIVEDDVVIYAGATILGRITIGAGSTIGGNVWLTDSVAPGSTVSQAQMRSD; from the coding sequence ATGAAAAACGACATCCCCGAACCGGCCGGCGCCCGCGCGCCGCATTGGAACCTTGGTCCCGTGATCGAGGAACTGCGCGTCTCGCGCGAAGCCACGCATAACATCCGCCACCACGGGCGGGTGCGCGAGCTGCCCTCGCGCGAGGCGCTCACCGTGATCGTGAATGGTCTGTCGGCGGCGCTGTTCCCGACTCATTACGGGCGCCCCAACCTGACCGACGAGAGCATCGATTATTTCGTCGGCGACACCCTCACCACGACCGTGAACCGGCTGGTCGAGCAGGTGCGCCGCGGCCTGCTGTTTTCGGCGCAGCCGGACGACGCCAGCGAGGAAGCACTGGTGCAGAAAGCGGGGGCCATCACACGCGACTTTGCCGCCGGCCTGCCTGGCATCCGCGCGCTGCTGGTGTCGGATGTGCAGGCCGCACTGGCGGGCGACCCGGCCGCCACCTCGGTGGCCGAAATCATGCTGTGCTACCCGGGCACCATCGCCATCCTGTACCACCGCTTCGCGCACCGGCTGCACCAGCTGGGCGTACCGTTCCTGGCGCGGCTGGTGTCGGACATCGGCCACTCGCTGACCGGGATCGACATCCATCCGGGGGCGCGCATCGGGGGCAGCTTCTTTATCGATCACGGCACCGGCGTGGTCATCGGCGAAACCGCCATCATCGGCCAGCGCGTGCGCCTGTACCAGGCCGTGACCTTGGGCGCCAAGCGCTTCCCGGCCGAAGAAAACGGCACCCTGATCAAGGGCGTGGCGCGCCATCCGATCGTGGAGGACGATGTGGTGATCTACGCGGGAGCGACCATCCTGGGACGGATCACCATCGGCGCCGGGTCTACCATCGGCGGCAATGTGTGGCTGACCGACAGCGTGGCGCCGGGCAGCACGGTGTCGCAGGCGCAGATGCGCAGCGACTAG
- a CDS encoding MetQ/NlpA family ABC transporter substrate-binding protein has protein sequence MFIARRTILAAIAGLAIATSASAAKDPKEIVIGTSAGPYADQIKLGIKPILEKQGYKVKVIEFNDYIQPNFALAEGSLDANVFQHIVYLNKFATEHKLALTDLVTIPTAPIAIYSKKHKSLTEVKDGSTVALPNDPTNQARALVLLDQLGWIKLREKFDPVRASEKDIASFQKKIKLVPLEAAQLPRSLQDTDYSFVNGNYALASGLKLTEALVTEKISPNYINLVAVRTADKQKQFTKDIAAAYRSPEFLAVTNKHFAGYAKTDYQLALQAAAK, from the coding sequence ATGTTTATCGCACGCCGCACCATTCTCGCTGCAATCGCCGGCCTGGCCATTGCCACTTCCGCCAGCGCTGCCAAGGACCCGAAAGAAATCGTCATCGGCACCAGCGCCGGCCCGTACGCCGACCAGATCAAGCTGGGGATCAAGCCGATCCTCGAAAAACAGGGCTACAAGGTCAAGGTCATCGAATTCAACGACTACATCCAGCCCAACTTCGCGCTGGCCGAAGGCTCGCTCGACGCCAACGTGTTCCAGCATATCGTCTACTTGAACAAGTTCGCGACCGAGCACAAACTGGCGCTGACCGACCTGGTGACGATTCCGACCGCGCCGATCGCCATTTACAGCAAAAAGCACAAATCGCTGACCGAAGTGAAGGACGGCAGCACCGTGGCGCTGCCGAACGACCCGACCAATCAGGCGCGCGCGCTGGTGCTGCTCGACCAATTGGGCTGGATCAAGCTGCGCGAGAAATTCGACCCGGTGCGTGCATCCGAAAAGGACATCGCCAGCTTCCAGAAGAAGATCAAACTGGTGCCGCTGGAAGCGGCCCAGCTTCCGCGTTCGCTGCAGGACACCGACTACTCCTTCGTCAACGGGAACTACGCGCTGGCGTCGGGGCTGAAACTGACCGAAGCCCTGGTCACCGAGAAGATCTCGCCCAACTACATCAACCTGGTGGCGGTACGCACTGCCGACAAACAGAAGCAGTTTACGAAAGATATCGCGGCGGCCTACCGCTCGCCCGAGTTCCTGGCGGTCACCAACAAGCATTTCGCCGGCTACGCCAAAACCGACTACCAACTGGCCCTGCAAGCGGCAGCCAAATAG
- the nudB gene encoding dihydroneopterin triphosphate diphosphatase, producing MPAKIPESVLVVIHTPALEVLLIERADKPGFWQSVTGSLDAPDEPLLDTAARELFEETGIVADGDAIALRDWQLSNIYEIYPVWRHRYAPGVTHNTEHVFSVCVPRDTPIVLSAREHLRHVWLPHVEAADRCFSSSNAEAILQLPRRLNRPD from the coding sequence ATGCCCGCTAAAATTCCGGAATCCGTCCTCGTCGTCATTCACACGCCCGCGCTGGAGGTGCTGCTCATCGAGCGCGCCGACAAGCCGGGATTCTGGCAGTCGGTCACCGGCTCGCTCGATGCGCCCGATGAACCGCTGCTCGACACCGCCGCGCGTGAACTGTTCGAGGAAACCGGCATCGTGGCCGATGGCGACGCCATTGCGCTGCGCGACTGGCAGCTGTCGAATATCTATGAAATCTATCCGGTCTGGCGCCACCGCTACGCGCCTGGCGTGACCCACAACACCGAACATGTGTTCAGCGTGTGCGTACCGCGCGACACGCCCATTGTGTTGAGCGCGCGCGAGCACCTGCGGCACGTCTGGCTGCCTCACGTGGAGGCGGCCGACCGCTGCTTTTCATCGTCCAACGCGGAGGCGATACTGCAACTTCCGCGCAGGTTGAACCGGCCCGACTGA
- a CDS encoding ABC transporter permease codes for MTARSLDLPAPARSLALRMPLGLVVPGAVLVAAEAGARSGVIPPNLLPAPSDILRTLVYLAQNGLAAHVASSTARVLTGFAAGASLAVILGAAVALNRRTEALLDPSFQALRAIPSLAWVPLLLLWFGIDELPKLVLIAIGAFFPVYMGVVSGIRGVDRKLVEVARLYRLSRVALARRVLLPAALPSLTTGLRNGLSLAWMFMVAAELIAASKGLGYLLSDGRETSRADIVLAAIVLLAVLGKASDCMMQLLENRLLAWRDNHVDRGPA; via the coding sequence ATGACCGCCCGTTCACTCGACCTGCCGGCGCCAGCGCGCAGCCTTGCCCTGCGCATGCCGCTCGGCCTCGTGGTACCGGGCGCCGTGCTGGTGGCCGCCGAGGCGGGCGCGCGCAGCGGCGTCATTCCGCCCAACCTGCTGCCGGCGCCAAGCGATATCCTGCGCACCCTTGTCTACCTGGCGCAGAACGGGCTGGCGGCGCACGTGGCCAGCAGCACCGCCCGCGTACTGACCGGCTTCGCGGCCGGCGCCAGCCTCGCCGTGATTCTGGGAGCGGCGGTGGCGCTGAACCGGCGCACCGAAGCGCTGCTCGACCCCAGCTTCCAGGCGCTGCGCGCGATTCCCTCGCTGGCCTGGGTGCCCTTGCTGCTGCTGTGGTTCGGCATCGACGAGCTGCCCAAGCTGGTGCTGATCGCGATCGGCGCCTTCTTCCCGGTGTACATGGGCGTCGTTTCCGGCATTCGCGGCGTCGACCGCAAGCTGGTCGAAGTGGCGCGCCTGTACCGGTTAAGCCGTGTCGCGCTGGCGCGCCGGGTACTGCTGCCGGCCGCCCTGCCTTCCTTGACGACGGGCCTGCGCAATGGCCTCAGCCTGGCGTGGATGTTCATGGTGGCGGCCGAACTGATCGCGGCCAGCAAAGGCCTCGGCTACCTGCTCTCGGACGGGCGCGAAACCAGCCGCGCCGATATCGTGCTCGCTGCCATCGTGCTGCTGGCGGTGCTGGGCAAAGCCAGCGACTGTATGATGCAGCTGCTTGAGAACCGGCTGCTGGCCTGGCGCGACAACCATGTCGACCGAGGCCCGGCATGA
- a CDS encoding calcium-binding protein, which produces MPLNTIATNTVITNLTTPVSGTAGNDTLNGGAADDVLNGLSGNDQLFGLAGNDILDGGAGNDFLNGGLGDDVYLFGRGDGRDIAYMIDVRPQTEVNTLRLKEGVLPSDLAFDMIGTSLLINIIGTGDQFRADGFLYGTSTTNSANPLQQIIFSDGTTWNLAEIQAKLYAGTDGADVRGGTYLGDAMTGLGGSDLLDGRAGNDTIDGGADADTLIGGLGNDQLLGGAGNDKLAGDDGNDKLVGGANDDLLDGAQGADTLDGGDGDDYLNGGLDHDLLLGGIGNDELDGGDGDNTLDGGAGTDILTGGFGKNVYMFGKGDGQDTISMGMTNAPGRLGTLQFKEGVLPADVIVTPGPSGYGGLIVKIRDTADQVTIGGFLFQDDPASAYNPVQEFRFAEGTIWNLAAIQAALYAGSKDADRLEGTVKGELITGQGGNDWLDGKGGDDTLDGGAGNDTIHGGRGNDIYLFGRGDGQDDLRAASDDAPGTINTLQLKAGVAPGDIVLSRMLSTLVVGIKGTTDKITVGQFLAYDSINNPLNPLQQIRFADGTAWDAATILAKLTTPTEGNDTISGTSGNDVLSGAGGADKLNGLGGNDTLDGGSGNDVLDGGEGADTFLFGKGDGQDRITHIHGSGIDTLQLKPGVSAGDVLLEASPYSGLVVKIKGGTDQVTVEQFMPNNSTATELHPLQQIRFADGTAWNVAQIEAQLYGGSAGADRVSGTVNANTMFGLAGADNLSGNAGNDTIDGGLGNDTINGGGGSDTYVYGRGDGIDTLMPTYNDVAGKIDVLQFKAGIAPADITLATSYSALVVKLNGGADQVRAEGYLSQDNPASGTNPVQEIRFADGTVWNTATIQSLLLAGTNGAEEISGTFAADTITGLAGADNLSGKGGDDTLDGGAGDDTVTGGEGSDTYLFGRGDGADLVGAVNDWATGKVDTLQLKAGILPGDISLESGNGILTVKIDGSADSLSVQYFLHEDNTANTYNPLQQIRFADGATWNLAAIEAKLFAGSAANDRIDGTVKADVISGLAGNDAIDGKGGDDIIRGGAGDDRIIGGNGNDTYLFGRGDGQDTLLSAKPSPEGKLNTLQLDIGIAGSDLQLSKSGTTLLIKIAGGSDQLTVYSFLSETATPNPSNPLQQITFADGISWDLARINAELVADSTPAPAAAPWGSMAAPEINVDLMGVATPPLL; this is translated from the coding sequence ATGCCCCTCAACACTATCGCGACGAATACTGTAATCACCAACCTCACCACCCCAGTCAGCGGCACCGCCGGCAACGACACGCTGAACGGCGGCGCTGCCGATGACGTACTGAACGGCCTGTCCGGCAACGATCAGTTATTCGGTCTCGCCGGCAACGACATCCTTGATGGCGGCGCCGGCAACGACTTCCTCAACGGCGGCCTGGGCGACGATGTCTACCTGTTCGGCCGTGGCGACGGGCGCGACATCGCGTACATGATCGATGTCCGTCCGCAAACCGAGGTGAACACGCTGCGCCTGAAGGAAGGCGTGCTGCCGTCCGACCTCGCCTTTGACATGATTGGCACGTCCTTGCTCATCAATATCATCGGCACCGGCGACCAGTTCCGGGCGGACGGCTTCCTGTACGGAACCAGCACCACCAACAGCGCCAATCCACTGCAACAAATCATTTTCTCCGATGGCACTACGTGGAACCTGGCCGAGATCCAGGCCAAGCTATACGCCGGTACCGACGGCGCCGACGTGCGCGGCGGCACCTACCTGGGTGATGCCATGACCGGCCTGGGGGGCAGCGACCTGCTCGACGGCCGCGCCGGCAACGATACCATCGATGGCGGCGCCGATGCCGACACCCTCATCGGCGGGCTGGGCAACGACCAGTTGCTCGGCGGCGCAGGCAACGACAAGCTGGCGGGCGATGACGGCAACGACAAGCTCGTTGGCGGCGCGAACGACGACCTGCTTGACGGCGCGCAAGGCGCCGATACGCTTGACGGTGGCGACGGCGATGACTATCTGAACGGCGGCCTCGACCACGATCTGCTGCTGGGCGGAATCGGCAACGACGAGCTCGATGGCGGGGACGGCGATAATACGCTCGACGGCGGCGCCGGCACCGACATCCTCACGGGTGGCTTCGGCAAGAATGTGTACATGTTTGGTAAAGGCGACGGCCAGGACACCATTTCGATGGGCATGACCAATGCGCCGGGCCGCCTGGGTACGCTGCAGTTCAAGGAGGGCGTTCTGCCGGCGGACGTGATCGTCACTCCCGGCCCCTCAGGCTACGGCGGCTTGATCGTCAAGATCAGGGACACGGCCGATCAGGTGACGATCGGCGGCTTCCTGTTCCAGGATGACCCCGCTTCAGCCTACAATCCGGTGCAAGAGTTCAGGTTTGCCGAGGGCACGATTTGGAACCTGGCGGCCATCCAGGCCGCCTTGTACGCGGGCAGCAAGGACGCCGACCGTCTCGAGGGCACGGTCAAGGGCGAACTGATCACGGGACAAGGCGGCAACGACTGGCTCGACGGCAAGGGCGGCGACGATACCCTCGATGGCGGCGCCGGCAATGACACCATTCATGGCGGCAGAGGCAACGATATCTATCTGTTCGGCAGAGGCGATGGCCAGGATGATCTCCGCGCAGCCAGCGACGATGCGCCAGGCACGATCAATACCTTGCAGCTGAAGGCCGGTGTTGCTCCAGGCGACATTGTCCTGAGCCGCATGCTAAGCACGCTGGTGGTCGGCATCAAGGGTACGACCGACAAGATCACGGTTGGTCAATTCCTGGCCTACGACAGCATTAACAACCCCCTCAACCCGCTGCAGCAAATCCGCTTCGCCGACGGCACCGCATGGGATGCCGCCACCATTCTCGCCAAACTGACCACGCCCACCGAAGGCAACGACACCATCAGCGGCACCAGCGGCAATGACGTGCTCAGCGGAGCAGGCGGGGCTGACAAGCTCAATGGCCTCGGCGGCAACGATACCCTTGATGGCGGCAGCGGCAACGACGTCCTCGACGGCGGCGAAGGCGCCGATACCTTCCTGTTCGGTAAAGGCGATGGCCAGGACAGGATCACCCACATTCATGGCAGCGGCATCGATACCCTGCAGCTCAAGCCTGGCGTGAGCGCTGGCGATGTGCTGCTCGAAGCATCGCCTTACAGCGGCCTGGTGGTCAAGATCAAGGGCGGGACCGATCAAGTCACCGTCGAACAATTCATGCCCAACAACAGTACCGCGACCGAACTCCATCCGCTTCAGCAAATCCGTTTTGCCGACGGCACCGCCTGGAACGTGGCCCAGATCGAGGCGCAGCTGTACGGCGGCAGCGCGGGTGCGGACCGGGTGTCCGGCACCGTCAACGCGAACACCATGTTCGGCCTGGCCGGGGCAGATAATCTGTCTGGCAACGCAGGCAACGACACCATTGATGGCGGCCTCGGCAACGACACAATCAATGGCGGAGGCGGCAGCGACACCTACGTGTACGGGCGTGGCGATGGCATCGATACGCTCATGCCCACTTACAATGACGTCGCCGGCAAGATCGATGTGCTGCAATTCAAGGCTGGTATTGCGCCAGCCGACATTACCCTGGCAACTTCCTACAGCGCGCTGGTCGTCAAGCTCAACGGAGGCGCCGACCAGGTCCGCGCCGAGGGCTACCTCAGCCAGGACAACCCGGCCAGCGGCACCAATCCCGTGCAGGAAATTCGTTTCGCCGATGGCACGGTATGGAACACGGCGACCATCCAAAGCCTGCTGCTTGCCGGCACCAATGGCGCTGAAGAAATCAGCGGCACGTTCGCTGCCGATACCATCACCGGGCTTGCCGGGGCGGACAATCTGAGCGGCAAGGGTGGCGACGACACGCTCGACGGCGGCGCCGGCGACGACACCGTCACCGGCGGCGAAGGCAGCGACACCTACCTGTTCGGGCGCGGCGATGGCGCGGACCTGGTCGGTGCGGTCAACGACTGGGCCACCGGCAAGGTCGACACCCTGCAATTGAAAGCCGGCATCCTGCCTGGCGACATCAGCCTGGAGAGCGGCAACGGAATCTTGACGGTGAAGATCGACGGCTCGGCCGACTCGCTGTCCGTGCAATATTTCCTGCACGAAGATAACACCGCGAACACCTATAACCCGCTGCAGCAGATCCGCTTTGCCGACGGCGCCACCTGGAACCTGGCGGCCATCGAAGCGAAGCTGTTCGCGGGCAGCGCTGCCAACGACCGGATCGACGGCACCGTGAAGGCCGACGTGATCAGCGGCCTGGCCGGGAACGATGCCATCGATGGCAAGGGCGGGGACGACATTATTCGCGGCGGCGCCGGCGACGACCGTATCATCGGCGGCAACGGCAACGATACCTATTTGTTCGGCAGGGGTGATGGCCAGGATACCTTGTTGAGCGCCAAGCCTAGCCCGGAAGGCAAGTTGAATACGCTGCAATTGGACATTGGCATCGCCGGTAGCGATCTGCAATTAAGCAAGTCAGGCACCACCTTGCTGATCAAGATCGCCGGCGGCAGCGACCAGTTGACGGTCTACAGCTTCCTGTCTGAAACAGCGACGCCGAATCCCTCCAATCCACTGCAGCAGATCACCTTCGCCGATGGCATCAGCTGGGATCTGGCAAGGATCAATGCGGAGCTGGTGGCCGACAGCACGCCGGCACCGGCCGCCGCGCCGTGGGGCAGCATGGCCGCGCCCGAGATAAATGTGGATCTGATGGGGGTTGCCACGCCACCGCTGCTGTAA
- a CDS encoding methionine ABC transporter ATP-binding protein, producing the protein MSAHTTHSEPLIRIDGASKSFALPRGGQFDAVRNVSLTVDKGDVFGLIGKSGAGKSTLLRLINLLERPDRGTITVAGRELTTLGKRELRDARQNIGMIFQQFNLLQNATVYENVAFPLRIHGTLNAPRLAARVLECLELVGLADKAENYPAQLSGGQKQRAAIARALASRPDVLLCDEPTSALDAETTRSLLDTLRDINLRLGVTIVIVSHELSVLGAICNRVAVIEDGALAEQFALADTSSARITALGRELAYYGSEGFAATAWKGVEHV; encoded by the coding sequence ATGAGCGCTCACACCACCCATAGCGAGCCGCTGATCCGCATCGACGGCGCCAGCAAATCCTTCGCCCTGCCGCGCGGCGGCCAGTTCGACGCCGTCAGGAATGTCAGCCTCACGGTCGACAAGGGCGACGTATTTGGCCTGATCGGCAAAAGCGGCGCCGGCAAATCGACCCTGCTGCGCCTGATTAATCTGCTCGAGCGTCCCGACCGCGGCACCATCACCGTGGCCGGACGCGAACTGACCACCCTCGGCAAGCGAGAACTGCGCGACGCGCGCCAGAACATCGGCATGATTTTCCAGCAGTTCAACCTGCTGCAGAACGCCACCGTGTACGAGAATGTCGCTTTCCCACTGCGCATCCACGGCACCCTGAACGCGCCGCGCCTGGCCGCGCGCGTGCTCGAATGCCTGGAGCTGGTCGGCCTGGCCGACAAGGCCGAAAACTATCCGGCCCAGCTATCCGGCGGCCAGAAACAGCGCGCAGCCATCGCCCGCGCGCTGGCCAGCCGGCCCGACGTGCTCCTGTGCGACGAACCGACATCCGCGCTGGACGCCGAAACCACGCGCTCCCTGCTCGACACCCTGCGCGACATCAACCTGCGCCTGGGCGTGACCATCGTCATCGTCAGCCACGAGCTGTCGGTGCTGGGCGCCATCTGCAACCGGGTCGCGGTCATCGAAGACGGCGCCCTGGCCGAACAGTTCGCGCTGGCCGATACCAGCAGCGCGCGCATCACCGCGCTGGGCCGCGAGCTGGCCTACTACGGCAGCGAAGGTTTCGCCGCCACCGCATGGAAAGGAGTTGAACATGTTTGA
- a CDS encoding methionine ABC transporter permease: MFENLVTLLPELWVALGQTMTMLAIGLTSAVVLGGPLGIVLFLVADGQSLQNRPLALVLGWIVNTVRSFPFIILLVALVPFTRLIAGTSIGPLAAAVPLSFAAIPYFARLVEQNLRDVPRGVIEAAHAMGASEFQIVTRVLLVEARSGLVLALTVLSISFLSYSAVAGVVGGGGIGDLAIRYGYYRFQTDIMLVTVAILVVLVQTIQFTGTRIARRIDQR; this comes from the coding sequence ATGTTTGAAAATCTCGTCACCCTGCTGCCCGAACTGTGGGTGGCGCTCGGCCAGACCATGACCATGCTGGCGATCGGCCTGACGTCCGCCGTGGTGCTGGGCGGCCCGCTCGGCATCGTGCTGTTTCTGGTGGCCGACGGCCAGTCGCTGCAAAACCGCCCGCTTGCGCTGGTCCTCGGCTGGATCGTCAATACCGTGCGTTCCTTCCCCTTCATCATTTTGCTGGTGGCGCTGGTGCCTTTCACGCGCCTGATCGCCGGCACCTCGATCGGGCCGCTGGCAGCCGCCGTGCCGCTCTCGTTCGCGGCCATTCCTTACTTTGCGCGCCTCGTCGAACAGAACCTGCGCGACGTGCCGCGCGGCGTGATCGAAGCGGCCCACGCCATGGGCGCCTCCGAGTTCCAGATCGTTACCCGCGTGCTGCTGGTGGAAGCACGTTCCGGCCTGGTGCTGGCGTTGACGGTGCTGTCGATCAGCTTTTTGTCGTATTCGGCGGTAGCCGGCGTGGTGGGCGGCGGCGGCATCGGCGACCTGGCCATCCGCTACGGCTATTACCGCTTCCAGACCGACATCATGCTCGTCACCGTCGCCATTCTGGTGGTGCTGGTGCAGACCATCCAGTTCACCGGCACGCGCATCGCGCGCCGCATCGACCAGCGCTAA
- a CDS encoding LLM class flavin-dependent oxidoreductase, whose translation MAKPIRFNAFQLNTVGHQSPGLWTHPRDNSHRYLDADYWIELAQLLEAGRFDAIFLADVLGVYDVYERSADAALRHAVQAPLNDPLALVPLIANATRHLGIGVTAALTYEHPYTFARRISTLDHLTKGRIGWNIVTGYLDSAARNLGLQKQLAHDERYNLADEYLDVVYKLWEKSWENDAVVRDKARGVYADPGKVHPINHEGRYYKVPGIHLCEPSPQRTPFLYQAGASPRGMAFAARHAEATFVSGPSVNVVKRYVDDTRAAVRAAGRDGDALLVYAQALIVTAPTSEEAHAKYEHYQRHINIDAALALLSGWTGVDFSRIPLDATIDYIETEAGRSALASLSAADPSRTWTVREAARFIGLGGRGPILVGSPSEVADQLETWMEQTGVDGFNLAFAIAHETMRDVVELIVPELQRRGRYRNDSVGGTLRHQLTGKSSRLPDGHHGRQVRIAPLLQSAA comes from the coding sequence ATGGCCAAACCGATCCGTTTCAACGCGTTCCAGCTGAACACCGTGGGCCATCAATCCCCCGGGTTGTGGACCCACCCGCGCGACAACAGCCACCGCTATCTTGACGCCGACTACTGGATCGAACTGGCGCAACTGCTCGAAGCGGGCCGGTTCGACGCCATTTTCCTGGCCGATGTGCTGGGCGTGTACGACGTGTATGAGCGCAGCGCGGACGCCGCCCTGCGCCATGCAGTGCAGGCGCCGCTGAACGATCCGCTGGCACTGGTGCCGCTGATCGCCAACGCCACGCGCCACCTGGGCATTGGCGTCACCGCCGCCCTGACCTACGAGCACCCGTACACCTTTGCGCGGCGCATCTCCACGCTCGATCATCTGACGAAGGGACGCATCGGCTGGAACATCGTTACCGGTTACCTCGACAGCGCGGCGCGCAACCTGGGCCTGCAAAAACAGCTCGCCCACGACGAGCGCTACAACCTGGCCGACGAATACCTCGACGTGGTCTACAAGCTGTGGGAGAAAAGCTGGGAAAACGATGCCGTCGTGCGCGACAAGGCGCGCGGCGTGTATGCCGACCCCGGCAAGGTCCATCCGATCAACCATGAAGGCCGTTACTACAAGGTGCCCGGCATTCACCTGTGCGAACCGTCGCCGCAGCGCACGCCTTTCCTGTACCAGGCCGGCGCCTCGCCACGCGGCATGGCATTCGCGGCGCGCCACGCCGAAGCGACGTTTGTCAGCGGCCCGAGCGTCAACGTGGTCAAGCGCTACGTGGACGATACCCGCGCCGCCGTGCGCGCGGCCGGGCGCGATGGCGACGCCCTGCTGGTCTACGCGCAGGCACTGATCGTCACCGCGCCCACATCGGAAGAAGCGCACGCCAAGTACGAGCACTACCAGCGCCACATCAACATCGACGCCGCCCTGGCCCTGCTGTCCGGCTGGACCGGCGTGGACTTCAGCCGCATCCCGCTCGACGCCACCATCGACTACATCGAGACGGAAGCCGGGCGCTCCGCCCTCGCCTCGCTCAGCGCGGCCGATCCGTCGCGCACCTGGACGGTGCGCGAAGCGGCGCGCTTCATCGGCCTTGGGGGGCGCGGCCCGATCCTGGTCGGCTCGCCGTCCGAGGTGGCCGATCAGCTGGAAACATGGATGGAACAGACCGGCGTCGATGGCTTCAACCTGGCCTTTGCCATCGCCCACGAAACCATGCGCGATGTCGTCGAGCTGATCGTGCCGGAGCTGCAGCGGCGCGGCCGCTACCGCAATGACAGCGTCGGCGGAACCCTGCGCCATCAACTGACCGGCAAGAGTTCGCGCCTGCCGGACGGCCACCACGGCCGCCAGGTCCGTATCGCTCCGCTGCTGCAGTCGGCAGCCTGA
- a CDS encoding aliphatic sulfonate ABC transporter substrate-binding protein, which yields MKRRNLLQLAALSVLPGVASAAPRRELRLDYAYYSPTSLVLRRFGWLEEEFKADGTAIKWVHSAGSNRALEYLNANSIDIGSSAGLAALLAKANGNPIRAPYIFSRPEWTALVVRKDSPIRTLADLKGKRIAATKGTDPYLFLLRALKTAGLKRSDIEHVGLQHADGRATLEQGRIDAWAGLDPHMAASELEGGSRLIYRNVAFNTYGFLNVRDDFLAARPAETARVIKTYERARKWIGANQNEAAKILAEEAKVSLPVALLQIIKLRSDFSNPQPSAEHLKALQLAAPILRDEALVKSGTDLDKVIAELVDTRFAQALIARE from the coding sequence ATGAAACGCCGCAATCTCCTGCAACTGGCCGCCCTGTCGGTCCTCCCCGGCGTGGCCAGCGCGGCGCCGCGGCGCGAACTGCGCCTCGATTACGCCTACTACTCGCCAACCAGCCTGGTATTGCGGCGCTTCGGCTGGCTGGAAGAAGAATTCAAGGCCGACGGCACCGCCATCAAATGGGTGCACAGCGCCGGCAGCAACCGCGCGCTCGAATACCTGAACGCCAACAGCATCGACATTGGTTCCAGCGCGGGCCTGGCCGCCCTGCTGGCCAAGGCCAACGGCAATCCGATCCGCGCGCCCTACATTTTCTCGCGCCCTGAGTGGACCGCACTGGTGGTGCGCAAGGACTCGCCGATCCGCACCCTGGCCGACCTGAAAGGCAAAAGGATCGCCGCCACCAAAGGCACCGATCCCTACCTGTTCCTGCTGCGCGCGCTCAAGACGGCGGGCCTGAAGCGCAGCGACATCGAACACGTCGGCCTGCAGCACGCGGATGGGCGCGCGACGCTGGAACAGGGCCGGATCGATGCCTGGGCCGGACTCGATCCGCACATGGCGGCGAGCGAACTGGAAGGCGGCTCGCGCCTGATCTACCGCAACGTGGCTTTCAACACCTACGGCTTCCTGAACGTGCGCGACGATTTCCTGGCCGCGCGCCCGGCGGAGACGGCGCGCGTGATCAAGACCTACGAGCGCGCCCGCAAATGGATCGGCGCCAATCAGAACGAGGCCGCGAAGATACTCGCGGAAGAAGCCAAGGTATCGCTGCCGGTGGCGCTGTTGCAGATCATCAAGCTGCGCAGCGATTTCAGCAACCCGCAGCCATCGGCGGAACACCTCAAGGCGCTGCAACTGGCGGCACCGATCCTGCGCGACGAAGCGCTGGTCAAGTCGGGTACGGACCTCGACAAGGTGATCGCGGAACTGGTCGACACGCGCTTTGCGCAAGCGCTCATCGCGCGCGAATAA